One genomic region from Actinocatenispora thailandica encodes:
- the purE gene encoding 5-(carboxyamino)imidazole ribonucleotide mutase, with protein MGSDSDWPTMQAATDALTEFDVDFEVRVVSAHRTPALMLDYARQAADRGLRVIIAGAGGAAHLPGMVASATALPVIGVPVPLKHLDGLDSLLSIVQMPAGIPVATVSVGGARNAGLLAVRILAASDAGLRDRIVAFQRDLERMVADKDAKLQERLRA; from the coding sequence ATGGGCAGCGACTCGGACTGGCCGACGATGCAGGCGGCCACCGACGCGCTCACCGAGTTCGACGTCGACTTCGAGGTGCGGGTGGTGTCGGCGCACCGCACCCCGGCGCTGATGCTCGACTACGCGCGACAGGCGGCCGACCGTGGCCTGCGGGTGATCATCGCCGGTGCCGGCGGCGCGGCGCACCTGCCGGGCATGGTCGCCTCGGCCACGGCGCTGCCGGTGATCGGCGTACCGGTGCCGCTCAAGCACCTGGACGGCCTCGACTCGCTGCTGTCGATCGTGCAGATGCCGGCCGGCATCCCGGTCGCGACGGTCTCGGTCGGCGGCGCCCGGAACGCGGGGCTGCTCGCGGTGCGCATCCTCGCCGCCTCCGACGCCGGGCTGCGCGACCGGATCGTCGCGTTCCAGCGTGACCTGGAGCGGATGGTCGCCGACAAGGACGCCAAGCTGCAGGAACGCCTGCGCGCCTGA
- a CDS encoding 5-(carboxyamino)imidazole ribonucleotide synthase — protein sequence MDTRTNLPVVGMVGAGQLARMTHQAAIALGQSLRILAANADDGAALVASDVLVGSHTDLAALRELAAGADVVTFDHEHVPGEHIRALLAEGYKVFPGPDALICAQDKQVMRERLSKLGAPCPRWAPVDTPQDLLDFAAGSWPVVLKAARGGYDGKGVWLVGSADEGQRLVTELRAAGTPLIVEERVALRREIAAVVARSPFGQVAAYPVVETVQVDGICVEVIAPAPGLPEPRAIEAQQLAIRIANELGVVGVLAVELFETDPGSDGAADAGLVVNELAMRPHNSAHWTIEGARTSQFEQHLRAVLDYPLGATGLTAPWVVMANVLGGQPGGMGIDERLHHLMAELPDAKVHLYGKQVRPGRKIGHVTVLGDDLAAVRDRAARAAAWIRDGG from the coding sequence ATGGACACGCGCACCAACCTCCCCGTGGTCGGCATGGTCGGCGCCGGGCAGCTCGCCCGGATGACCCACCAGGCCGCGATCGCCCTCGGCCAGTCCCTGCGGATCCTCGCCGCGAACGCCGACGACGGCGCCGCGCTCGTCGCCAGCGACGTCCTGGTCGGGTCGCACACCGACCTGGCCGCGCTGCGCGAGCTGGCCGCCGGCGCCGACGTGGTCACCTTCGACCACGAGCACGTGCCGGGCGAGCACATCCGCGCCCTGCTCGCCGAGGGGTACAAGGTGTTCCCCGGCCCGGACGCGTTGATCTGCGCGCAGGACAAGCAGGTGATGCGGGAGCGGCTGAGCAAGCTCGGCGCACCGTGCCCGCGCTGGGCGCCGGTCGACACCCCGCAGGACCTGCTGGACTTCGCCGCCGGGAGCTGGCCGGTGGTGCTCAAGGCGGCCCGCGGTGGGTACGACGGGAAGGGCGTCTGGCTGGTCGGCTCGGCCGACGAGGGGCAGCGGCTGGTCACCGAGCTGCGCGCGGCCGGTACCCCGCTGATCGTGGAGGAGCGGGTCGCGCTGCGCCGGGAGATCGCCGCGGTGGTGGCCCGGTCGCCGTTCGGGCAGGTCGCCGCGTACCCGGTGGTGGAGACCGTGCAGGTGGACGGGATCTGCGTGGAGGTGATCGCACCGGCGCCGGGGCTGCCCGAGCCGCGCGCGATCGAGGCACAGCAGCTGGCCATCCGGATCGCCAACGAGCTCGGCGTGGTCGGCGTGCTCGCGGTCGAGCTGTTCGAGACCGACCCGGGTTCGGACGGGGCGGCCGACGCCGGGCTGGTGGTCAACGAGCTGGCGATGCGACCGCACAACTCGGCGCACTGGACCATCGAGGGTGCCCGTACCTCGCAGTTCGAGCAGCACCTGCGGGCGGTACTGGACTACCCGCTGGGTGCCACCGGGCTGACCGCGCCGTGGGTGGTGATGGCCAACGTGCTCGGCGGCCAGCCGGGCGGGATGGGCATCGACGAGCGGCTGCATCACCTGATGGCCGAGCTGCCGGACGCGAAGGTCCACCTGTACGGCAAGCAGGTACGGCCGGGCCGCAAGATCGGGCACGTCACGGTGCTCGGCGACGACCTGGCCGCGGTACGCGACCGGGCGGCCCGCGCCGCGGCCTGGATCCGCGACGGCGGCTGA